A part of Gammaproteobacteria bacterium genomic DNA contains:
- a CDS encoding 5-formyltetrahydrofolate cyclo-ligase → MFRETCAQIPKKYREEAGIAAAKLFKQSVWFNNHDHFACYLPTQHEFDAFPIIEAIWQAKKSCYIPALIPNTKTLQFLPFAYGDPLHYNRYHILEPINIENPISPNDLQVVIAPLIAFDLQGHRLGTGGGYYDRTFANLNIVPPILLGLGFAAQGVSETLPFDPWDIVLQGIITEQKIIDCKM, encoded by the coding sequence GTGTTTAGAGAAACATGTGCTCAAATTCCAAAAAAATATCGGGAAGAGGCGGGAATTGCTGCGGCGAAATTATTTAAGCAATCTGTGTGGTTTAACAACCATGATCACTTTGCCTGCTACTTACCAACCCAGCATGAGTTTGACGCATTTCCTATCATCGAAGCAATTTGGCAAGCCAAAAAATCATGCTACATCCCCGCCTTAATCCCTAACACTAAAACACTTCAATTCTTACCTTTCGCTTACGGGGATCCGCTTCATTACAACCGTTATCATATTTTAGAACCGATAAACATCGAAAATCCTATATCTCCCAATGATTTACAAGTTGTAATCGCTCCGCTCATCGCCTTTGACTTACAGGGACATCGATTAGGGACGGGCGGTGGATATTATGATCGAACGTTCGCTAATCTAAATATCGTGCCTCCTATCCTGTTAGGCTTAGGTTTTGCAGCACAAGGTGTATCTGAAACGCTTCCTTTTGACCCTTGGGACATTGTTTTACAAGGCATTATTACTGAACAGAAGATCATTGATTGCAAAATGTGA
- a CDS encoding cell division protein ZapA: MTEQTVTTTIEILGKLYPVKCVEGEVKSLQLAAEYLNEKMSEVRDSGKAINLERIAIITALNVAHQFLMMHEQKNALMDKINNKITQLQDKIDTAFDPTQQTEFIYSSE; the protein is encoded by the coding sequence ATGACCGAACAAACCGTCACAACAACTATCGAAATTCTAGGTAAGCTCTATCCAGTCAAATGCGTTGAAGGCGAAGTTAAATCATTGCAGCTTGCAGCTGAGTATTTAAATGAGAAAATGTCAGAAGTTCGTGATTCTGGAAAAGCGATCAATTTAGAAAGAATTGCTATCATCACAGCGCTCAATGTCGCCCATCAATTTTTAATGATGCATGAGCAAAAGAATGCATTGATGGATAAAATTAACAATAAAATCACACAGCTTCAAGATAAAATCGATACAGCTTTTGATCCCACACAGCAAACAGAATTTATTTATAGCAGTGAATAA